The following are from one region of the Silene latifolia isolate original U9 population chromosome 9, ASM4854445v1, whole genome shotgun sequence genome:
- the LOC141601200 gene encoding uncharacterized protein LOC141601200, translating to MEYLTRLIKFATARWPFHYHPLCNGLKHTHLMFADDWLMFCKGDAPSILLLLRAFTSLSKASGLSMNKSKSEIFFNGMQEDLQHDILAVSGFQEGKMPFKYLGVPIQPGKMNKRDCNCLIEKMVAKICSLGAKKLSYAGRVVLINSVLNTLYNYWAAMFIIPKSVIKRVEAICRNFLWSSSSEYHRVPLVGWDRVTLPKDEGGLGIKKAEMWNTASVGKLVNWLYTKPDRLWIKWVANVYLKGLEWHDYTPGNDAPWTWKSICKVKERINTGFNDNCWSSSTKGYSIRSGYDWLMGQHPKTAWSNLVWNNWNIPKDSVVAWMIMQDGLNIRTKLYAIGLRPDDACILCGDQPETIAHLFSECKFTSKVKDSIVAWIGKPFPDLTALLSANRNKLQWKASACVQTAFWYTIWFQRNNARHQLCVQRPDIIAHQLKQLIQRRIRSKMCNLDSNGAIDWQASKGFMC from the coding sequence ATGGAATACTTGACAAGACTCATTAAGTTTGCTACAGCAAGATGgccatttcattatcatcctctATGTAACGGACTCAAGCACACTCATCTTATGTTTGCGGATGATTGGTTGATGTTTTGTAAAGGGGATGCTCCTTCTATTCTCCTACTTTTGAGAGCTTTCACCTCCTTATCTAAAGCTTCAGGTTTAAGCATGAATAAGAGTAAGTCAGAAATCTTCTTTAATGGGATGCAGGAAGACTTACAGCATGACATCCTTGCTGTGTCTGGTTTCCAGGAAGGCAAAATGCCTTTTAAATACCTAGGAGTTCCCATACAGCcaggaaagatgaacaaaagagactGTAACTGTCTGATAGAAAAGATGGTGGCTAAAATTTGTAGTCTTGGTGCAAAGAAGTTATCATATGCAGGAAGAGTTGTTCTAATAAACTCAGTGCTCAACACTCTTTACAATTATTGGGCTGCCATGTTCATTATTCCAAAGAGTGTTATTAAGAGAGTAGAAGCTATCTGCAGGAATTTTTTATGGAGTAGCTCTTCTGAATACCACAGAGTTCCACTGGTGGGATGGGATAGAGTTACCTTGCCTAAGGATGAAGGAGGCCTAGGTATTAAAAAAGCAGAGATGTGGAATACTGCCTCAGTGGGAAAATTGGTGAATTGGTTATATACCAAACCTGACAGGCTTTGGATCAAATGGGTTGCAAATGTGTATTTAAAGGGATTAGAATGGCATGATTATACCCCTGGTAACGATGCCCCCTGGACCTGGAAGAGCATTTGTAAGGTTAAGGAAAGGATTAATACTGGTTTTAATGATAATTGTTGGAGTTCTTCTACCAAAGGATACTCTATTCGAAGTGGATATGACTGGTTGATGGGTCAGCACCCCAAAACTGCCTGGTCTAATCTTGTATGGAATAACTGGAACATCCCTAAAGACTCTGTTGTTGCTTGGATGATAATGCAAGATGGACTAAACATTAGAACCAAGCTCTATGCTATTGGTTTGCGCCCTGATGATGCCTGCATTTTATGTGGGGATCAGCCTGAGACAATTGCTCACCTCTTTTCAGAGTGCAAGTTCACCAGTAAGGTTAAGGATAGTATTGTAGCATGGATTGGTAAGCCATTTCCTGATCTTACTGCATTACTATCTGCAAACAGGAACAAATTGCAATGGAAGGCTTCTGCGTGTGTTCAAACTGCATTCTGGTATACCATCTGGTTTCAGAGAAACAATGCGAGACATCAGCTGTGTGTTCAGAGACCTGACATTATAGCACATCAACTGAAGCAGCTAATTCAGAGGAGAATTCGTAGCAAAATGTGTAATCTAGATAGCAATGGTGCCATTGATTGGCAGGCAAGCAAAGGATTTATGTGTTAG